The Devosia sp. A16 genome includes a window with the following:
- a CDS encoding alpha-hydroxy acid oxidase, which produces MANLDKYLTIEDLMKAAKRRVPKMFFDYADSGSWTESTYRDNTTDFEKIKLRQRVAVNLENRNLASTMMGQPVSMPVAIAPVGSTGMQSADGEIKAARAAEKFGIPFTLSTMAICSIEDVAENTSKPFWFQLYVMRDKPFIERLIDRAKAAKCPVLVLTMDLQILGQRHKDIRNGLKAPPPITPKFLFEIATKPAWAFGMLGTKRRTFRNIAGHVTEAVDLASLSQWTATQFDLTLNWKDIAWIKKRFGGPVVVKGILDAEDARLAVENGADGIIVSNHGGRQLDSAPSSIRVLPEIVDAVGNRTEVLMDSGIRSGQDVLKALALGAKGTFVGRAMAFGLGAGGEAGVTRALQIINKEMDVTMALMGERDVKNIGLHNIYSNDLLKRQGY; this is translated from the coding sequence ATGGCCAATCTCGACAAGTATCTCACCATCGAAGACCTGATGAAGGCCGCGAAGCGCCGCGTGCCCAAGATGTTCTTCGACTACGCGGACTCGGGATCGTGGACCGAGAGCACCTATCGCGACAACACCACCGATTTCGAGAAGATCAAGCTGCGCCAGCGCGTCGCCGTCAACCTCGAGAACCGCAACCTCGCCTCGACGATGATGGGCCAGCCGGTGTCTATGCCAGTGGCCATCGCGCCTGTCGGCTCGACCGGCATGCAGTCGGCCGATGGCGAGATCAAGGCGGCGCGGGCGGCCGAGAAATTCGGTATCCCGTTCACTCTCTCCACCATGGCGATCTGCTCGATCGAGGATGTGGCGGAGAACACGTCCAAGCCGTTCTGGTTCCAGCTCTACGTGATGCGCGACAAGCCGTTCATCGAGCGGCTGATCGATCGCGCCAAGGCAGCCAAATGCCCGGTGCTGGTGCTGACCATGGACCTGCAGATCCTCGGGCAGCGCCACAAGGACATCCGCAATGGGCTGAAGGCGCCGCCGCCGATCACGCCGAAATTCCTGTTCGAGATCGCCACCAAGCCGGCCTGGGCCTTCGGCATGCTGGGCACCAAGCGGCGGACCTTCCGCAATATTGCCGGGCACGTCACCGAAGCGGTGGACCTCGCCTCGCTCAGCCAGTGGACGGCGACGCAGTTCGACCTGACGCTGAACTGGAAGGACATCGCCTGGATCAAGAAGCGCTTCGGCGGTCCGGTGGTGGTCAAGGGCATCCTCGATGCCGAGGACGCCCGGCTGGCGGTGGAGAACGGCGCCGACGGCATCATCGTCTCCAACCATGGCGGCCGCCAGCTCGACAGCGCGCCGTCCTCGATCCGGGTGCTGCCCGAGATCGTCGATGCGGTGGGCAACCGCACCGAAGTGCTGATGGATTCCGGCATCCGCTCCGGCCAGGACGTGCTGAAGGCGCTGGCGCTCGGCGCCAAGGGCACTTTCGTCGGCCGCGCCATGGCCTTCGGGCTGGGCGCCGGCGGCGAGGCGGGGGTGACCCGCGCGCTGCAGATCATCAACAAGGAGATGGACGTCACCATGGCGCTGATGGGCGAGCGCGACGTCAAGAATATCGGCCTCCACAATATCTATTCGAACGACCTGCTGAAGCGGCAGGGGTATTGA